The Pseudomonas fragi DNA window CTCCTAAAGAGTAACGGAGGAGTACGAAGGTGCGCTCAGACCGGTCGGAAATCGGTCGTAGAGTATAAAGGCAAAAGCGCGCTTGACTGCGAGACAGACACGTCGAGCAGGTACGAAAGTAGGTCTTAGTGATCCGGTGGTTCTGTATGGAAGGGCCATCGCTCAACGGATAAAAGGTACTCCGGGGATAACAGGCTGATACCGCCCAAGAGTTCATATCGACGGCGGTGTTTGGCACCTCGATGTCGGCTCATCACATCCTGGGGCTGAAGCCGGTCCCAAGGGTATGGCTGTTCGCCATTTAAAGTGGTACGCGAGCTGGGTTTAGAACGTCGTGAGACAGTTCGGTCCCTATCTGCCGTGGACGTTTGAGATTTGAGAGGGGCTGCTCCTAGTACGAGAGGACCGGAGTGGACGAACCTCTGGTGTTCCGGTTGTCACGCCAGTGGCATTGCCGGGTAGCTATGTTCGGGAAAGATAACCGCTGAAAGCATCTAAGCGGGAAACTTGCCTCAAGATGAGATCTCACTGGAACCTTGAGTTCCCTAAAGGGCCGTCGAAGACTACGACGTTGATAGGTTGGGTGTGTAAGCGCTGTGAGGCGTTGAGCTAACCAATACTAATTGCCCGTGAGGCTTGACCATATAACACCCAAGCAATTTGCTTAGAAGCAAGTTGCGGTGTGTGAAGACGATACAAACCGAAAGTTTGCGGTTCACAAAACACCAAATCTATTACATACCCATTCGCTGGAGCGTGCGCCGTAAGGCAAACGACCTGGCTACCGAATTTCTTGACGACCATAGAGCATTGGAACCACCTGATCCCATCCCGAACTCAGTAGTGAAACGATGCATCGCCGATGGTAGTGTGGGGTTTCCCCATGTGAGAGTAGGTCATCGTCAAGATTAAATTCCAAACCCCCTGTCTGCTAACGCAGACAGGGGGTTTGTTTTTGTGCGCAGAAAATTTTGGGCAGCGGCCCTTTCTTGTTAACGTCATTGAGTGCGCGTTCTGGCTTGTGGTGACTCGGGGTTTCTATGCAATGGCTCCGCTCATGGCTATTATGCGTGCCTCATTGTGAGGCGATACTTGCATGCTGACGTTGTTGAAACTCCTCAAAGATGGTCGATTCCATTCAGGGCAAGCGCTTGGCGCAGCACTTGGCGTTAGTCGCAGTGCTGTGTGGAAGCAGCTGCAGCACCTGGAAGCGGATCTGAACCTGTCGATTCATAAAGTTCGTGGTCGTGGCTATCAGTTGGCTACACCGCTTGAGCTTCTTGAGCAGGAGCAGTTGGACTCCAGTCCCTGGCCTGTCTTGATTCATCATTCACTCGATTCCACCAATGCCGAGGCATTGCGCGCGATTGACCGTGGGGCTGCGGCGCCGTTTGTGGTCACGGCGGAGCGGCAAACGGCCGGTCGTGGACGCAGAGGCCGCAAATGGGTCAGCCCATTCGCAGAAAATATCTACTACAGCCTGGTCCTGCGCATGGACGGGGGGATGCGTCAGCTTGAGGGGCTTAGCCTTGTGGTTGGCCTGGCAGTGTTGAGCGCGCTTCGGGGTGTCGGTATCACCGATGC harbors:
- the birA gene encoding bifunctional biotin--[acetyl-CoA-carboxylase] ligase/biotin operon repressor BirA, whose amino-acid sequence is MLTLLKLLKDGRFHSGQALGAALGVSRSAVWKQLQHLEADLNLSIHKVRGRGYQLATPLELLEQEQLDSSPWPVLIHHSLDSTNAEALRAIDRGAAAPFVVTAERQTAGRGRRGRKWVSPFAENIYYSLVLRMDGGMRQLEGLSLVVGLAVLSALRGVGITDAGLKWPNDVLVGNKKIAGILLELVGDPADVCHVVLGIGINVNMRLASEVDQAWTSVYLESGHLVNRNALITRLNDSLLEYLKRHATEGFSAIQAQWEQNHLWQGREVSLIAGVHQVDGTVLGIDQQGALRMRVNGEEKVYSGGELSLRLRHDS